TCTCTTCTTGGTTTCTTTGAACCTCCTGGGTCGGCCTCTATAAACGTTGCATCCTGAATGGTTCCTCTTTTTACCTGAAGCCCTTTAAAATCGAGCTGTCTCTGGAGCTCTTCCCAAACGGACTCATCCTTTCCCGTCTGGGCCATCCGCTCGCGAAAAAGCCATATCGTCCTGGAATCGGGTATAGAATCAGGAAATCCTAAGAATTTCATAAAAGATATTCGATCCGAAATCTGCTTTTCAGTCTCGAGGTCGCTCAACCCGTACCACTGCTGGAGCAAAAGCACCTTGAGCATCAGGATAACATCAAAGTTCGGCCTTCCGCCTCGTTCGGTTTTATTATGATACATCTCTTCAAGAATTGGTCGAAATGGTTCCCACTCGATCAAGTTCGTTATCTTTGAAAGCCTATCGCCCAGCTTCTCTACGTTCTTGTAAGCTTCTCGAAGGCCCCAGGCAGTAAAAGAACTCATACACTATTCATGTATATATTAGTATATAATGTTTTCCATAGACATGCTAGGTTTTTAGGAATCCTCGTGTACATTAGCATATACTACAAATGTCTATTAATATCCAGTCCACATCTCGGCAATTGTAAAGGTGAAATCGCATGAAGATCAGAGTAGTGAGTCAAAGAAGTGAGATAGCCGATTTGAGCCCCAACGAGAGGATGGTCCACATAGCCTTCAGACCTTCCAACGTCGATCTTTTGGACCTCATCAAGGCGTGTCCCAGGCTGAGGGCGATCCAGGTACCTCCATCCTACAACAAGACCCTCTCCAAGGCCATCAGGCTATTCCTCCAGATGCAGGGGATCGACCTGCTCGAAGGAGATGTCTGGGGACACAGAAAGGACATCGACGAGTACTACATGGTCGACGAGGGCGCTATCGAGCGGATCGGCGACCTGATATCCAGCGGCGAGAGCATCGACGATGCCGTAGCTCAGGTCACGATGACCACCAGACTCTCTCCCGACATGATCAAGTACATAGCCAAGTCCAAGATGACCGCCTGAACTCTGATTCAGGCGTCCAAAACCCTTTCTGCGCCATCTTCTTCGTTTAAATTTGAGAACAGTTTAATATATTATCCGAACCGTTGAAGATTCCCTGCTGGGCTGAAGGCCGTTGAGGCGGTACACCGACCGCCCTTCTGCGGCTTATGCGATGAAATATCTGCCCAAAAAATGGAAGTGGAACCTTTAAGGCTCCTTTGAAACTTGCTAGATCAGTCCTGAGCAGCCCCAAATAACGTCCAGGGCTGGCCGGGCCTATCTTTCAGATAGCCGTTCAGATGGCTCCACTGAATGTGCTCGGTCAGGAACTCGGTGGCGTTGAACGGCATCCCGGCGGAGTTTCCCCATCTGGCCCAGAAGGAAAGATCCTTGGCCATGCTGCTGTCCATCACCTTTCCATCCACGGTTCCCCGGGGCTGGAAGGGCAAAGGTCGCCCCGGCTGGGAGATGTACTCCCTGGCGTCCAGCTCGTAGTGACCGTCTACTGTGCGAGAGCAGGGATTGTCCCTGTTGAGGTAAACGTCGTAATGGTCGGCCAATATGGCCTTCGCCACCTCAACGTCTATCTTGCCGTAATGCTCGTCCATCAGCTGAGCCAGCCTCACCTGACGTGCTCCCTGGTGCCTTCTGATGTCGGCGTAGCCGGTGTTGGAGCATTCGAGGTTTCGAATCCTGGGGTCCAGGGGAGCGTTGAAGCCGATGAAGCTTCCGTCCCTGGTCCTGGTGACGTTGTAGAACTCGAGGCCCAGCTCGTAACGCATGATCTCTCCGGTGTTGATGTCCCCCAATAGCCAGGTGTTGGCGTAGCCACCGTTATTGTTCTTCTTCATTATATCCACGAACTGGTCCAGACCTTCAGAGTACTGCATGGCTCTGCGGATCCGGAAGAACTCGGAAACTTCATCGGGGTCGTAGAGGCTGAAGCCTCCGATGGTGGTCTCAGTTCCCATCAGCCCGGCGTCCGTTACGAAGAAGTCGGCAAAGCTGTCGATGTAGCCGGGAGCTGACTGCATAAACATCCTATGTCCTTCCGACGGCTCAATGTCCAAGATCAAGTTGGAGAACTGGCCGAACTCGAATTCGTTCCAAGAGTTGTGAGCCATCACGATCCTGCCGTCTATGGTGGCGTTTCCGGTTGCGATGAATGCGCTGCAGTGATCTTTATCGTCCTTCTCCCCATCGGCGTATTTGCCCGATTTCTCGTTAGGCCACCAATAGTCGACGAGCTCTTCGTAGCCGTTCCAGGCGAGAATCTCCTGCCAGGATATGTTCACGTCGGCAGCCTGTGCCCCGTCTGCGATCCCTTTCATCTCATCCAAAAACTCCTGATACGTATCATTCTCTTCCATATCCTGATCGAGGACGAAGAGCCGCTCAGCGGCCTCCACGAAGAATTGCCATTCCTTTCCGGTATTCCAGTAGGTCAGATATTCCAGGCTCCTCTTGATCTCCCCTATCTCCTGGGCCATCAGGTATCCATGCTGAAATCCCCTGTCGTAAGGCTCGCCCTCAATGTGCAAGTATATCCAGCCGTTCTCTTCATATCGAGAGCCGTTGTTGTAGGTCACCACTTCGCCGGGCTCTGACTGGTCTGAGTTGTGATCATCGTCTGCTGTGACGAAGAACAGGCTCATAAAACCGACCGCTACCAGGACGATCACGTACAACTTTTTAAACTGCATCCTCGTTCCTCCAAAATTTTTTTCACCGCCAGCATATAATTATTAATGGAGAAGTAACTTTCGCTCTGATCAGCTCAAGACCGAGGACTGGTCTAAAAAGTATTCCAATCCGGGATACAGAAGAAGGCCGAGATGGTCGATATCAGGGTCGATAATCTTATATATCGAATGAGATCGACCCATTGAAGGGTGGCCCAGATAGCTCGTC
The sequence above is drawn from the Methanothrix harundinacea 6Ac genome and encodes:
- a CDS encoding DUF1699 family protein → MKIRVVSQRSEIADLSPNERMVHIAFRPSNVDLLDLIKACPRLRAIQVPPSYNKTLSKAIRLFLQMQGIDLLEGDVWGHRKDIDEYYMVDEGAIERIGDLISSGESIDDAVAQVTMTTRLSPDMIKYIAKSKMTA
- a CDS encoding IS5 family transposase, with amino-acid sequence MSSFTAWGLREAYKNVEKLGDRLSKITNLIEWEPFRPILEEMYHNKTERGGRPNFDVILMLKVLLLQQWYGLSDLETEKQISDRISFMKFLGFPDSIPDSRTIWLFRERMAQTGKDESVWEELQRQLDFKGLQVKRGTIQDATFIEADPGGSKKPRRETARTRRSRDGTWAKKGEELHFGYKLHSKVDIDYGLIRSIESTTASVHDSRVDLSVEGEVVLRDKGYFGVKAKGNDFTMKRAAAGHPLSDLDKLRNRLISKLRFPGERQFAVIKRVFRSAHVMVTTIPRVHVKMVFTAFAFDLYQLCTLKNAEIVSK
- a CDS encoding C45 family autoproteolytic acyltransferase/hydolase, translating into MQFKKLYVIVLVAVGFMSLFFVTADDDHNSDQSEPGEVVTYNNGSRYEENGWIYLHIEGEPYDRGFQHGYLMAQEIGEIKRSLEYLTYWNTGKEWQFFVEAAERLFVLDQDMEENDTYQEFLDEMKGIADGAQAADVNISWQEILAWNGYEELVDYWWPNEKSGKYADGEKDDKDHCSAFIATGNATIDGRIVMAHNSWNEFEFGQFSNLILDIEPSEGHRMFMQSAPGYIDSFADFFVTDAGLMGTETTIGGFSLYDPDEVSEFFRIRRAMQYSEGLDQFVDIMKKNNNGGYANTWLLGDINTGEIMRYELGLEFYNVTRTRDGSFIGFNAPLDPRIRNLECSNTGYADIRRHQGARQVRLAQLMDEHYGKIDVEVAKAILADHYDVYLNRDNPCSRTVDGHYELDAREYISQPGRPLPFQPRGTVDGKVMDSSMAKDLSFWARWGNSAGMPFNATEFLTEHIQWSHLNGYLKDRPGQPWTLFGAAQD